From one Solanum lycopersicum chromosome 12, SLM_r2.1 genomic stretch:
- the LOC101253755 gene encoding protein SPEAR1-like, which produces MGSNYFGESNFVNERSSSSSSGSSRKNKKNNSEKPNKQPQRGLGVAQLEKIRLHSEMGANYLHNNNPYANNLTQEDMRLQATYSSSSSFSYSTTSSTYGYPNHQGIMMGMSGIEGANIRYGDSQPNSRQSTWHPGTVYDPQVYAQPNMTRHHHNMQIEDSMERRRKKDRSDSIGSNSQNSESNGCQDLDLELRLSL; this is translated from the exons atggGGAGCAATTATTTTGGTGAATCAAACTTTGTAAATGAAagatcatcttcatcttcatcaggatcatcaagaaaaaacaagaaaaataattcagAAAAACCAAACAAACAACCACAAAGAGGACTTGGTGTTGCTCAATTAGAGAAAATTAGATTGCATAGTGAAATGGGTGCTAATTATCTTCACAATAATAATCCTTATGCCAACAATCTCACTCAg GAGGATATGAGACTACAAGCAACatattcatcatcttcatctttttcATACTCAACAACTTCTTCTACTTATGGTTATCCCAACCACCAAGGCATTATG atgGGAATGAGTGGTATTGAAGGAGCAAATATCAGATATGGAGATTCTCAGCCTAATTCTAGACAAAG TACATGGCATCCTGGCACAGTATATGATCCTCAAGTGTATGCTCAACCAAATATGACTAGACATCACCACAACATGCAAATAGAG gattCAATGGAAAGGAGGAGAAAGAAAGATAGAAGTGACTCTATTGGTTCAAATAGTCAAAATTCTGAATCAAATGGCTGTCAAGATTTAGATTTGGAGCTCAGACTTTCTCTTTGa
- the LOC101254063 gene encoding probable xyloglucan endotransglucosylase/hydrolase protein 26, translating to MAKIIHFNSLVLMIIATITFQSYLANGWTSSSMYVNWGAHHCKLLGDDLQLVLDKSAGSGAQSKNSFLFGSFEMLLKLVPNNSAGTVTTYYLSSTGTKHDEIDFEFLGNISGHPYIIHTNIYTQGVGNREQQFYPWFDPTAAFHNYTIHWNPNAVVWYIDSIPIRVFRNYQSKGISFPNQQGMGVYTSLWNADDWATRGGLVKIDWTNAPFIATYRNFRPRACYWNGPMSISQCAIPTNSNWWASPSYYKLSANKVGEMISIRSKNMIYDYCKDVKRFKGVMPIECSLPQY from the exons atggcaaaaatcatacattttaattccTTGGTTTTGATGATTATTGCAACAATCACATTTCAATCATATTTAGCCAATGGATGGACATCAAGTAGCATGTATGTCAATTGGGGTGCTCATCATTGTAAACTTTTAGGGGATGATCTTCAACTTGTTCTTGATAAATCTGCAG GCTCTGGTGCTCAATCGAAAAATTCATTTCTCTTTGGTAGCTTTGAAATGCTTCTCAAGTTGGTACCTAACAACTCTGCTGGAACTGTCACAACATATTAT TTATCTTCTACCGGTACCAAGCATGATGAAATCGATTTCGAGTTTCTAGGAAATATATCAGGACATCCTTATATTATACACACAAATATTTACACCCAAGGTGTTGGAAATAGAGAGCAACAATTCTATCCATGGTTTGATCCAACTGCTGCTTTTCACAATTACACCATTCATTGGAACCCTAACGCCGTTGT aTGGTACATTGATAGTATTCCAATTAGGGTTTTTAGAAACTACCAATCCAAAGGCATTTCATTCCCAAACCAACAAGGGATGGGAGTCTACACTAGTCTATGGAATGCTGATGATTGGGCAACAAGAGGTGGTCTTGTTAAAATTGATTGGACAAATGCACCATTTATTGCAACTTATAGAAATTTTAGACCAAGAGCTTGCTATTGGAATGGACCAATGAGTATTTCCCAATGTGCAATTCCAACAAATTCCAATTGGTGGGCTTCACCTTCATACTATAAATTGAGTGCAAATAAAGTTGGTGAAATGATCTCAATTAGAAGCAAGAATATGATTTATGATTATTGCAAAGATGTGAAAAGATTCAAGGGAGTTATGCCTATTGAGTGCTCATTGCCCCAATACTAA
- the LOC101254362 gene encoding probable xyloglucan endotransglucosylase/hydrolase protein 26 produces MYKSQKIILKMAKLIDFNSLVLMIIAIIALFHSYVVIGMTSSSMYVNWGAHHCKLLGDDLQLVLDKSAGSGAQSKRSFLFGSFEMLIKLVPNNSAGTVTTYYLSSTGTKHDEIDFEFLGNISGQPYIIHTNIYTQGVGNREQQFYPWFDPTADFHNYTIHWNPNAVVWYIDSIPIRVFRNYQSKGIPFPNKQGMRVYTSLWNADDWATRGGLVKIDWTNAPFIATYRKFRPRACYWNGPMSISQCSIPTKTNWWSSPTYNKLSANKLGQMNSMRSKYMIYDYCKDVKRFKGVIPIECSLPQY; encoded by the exons ATGTacaaatcacaaaaaataattttaaagatgGCAAAACTCATAGATTTTAATTCTTTGGTTTTGATGATTATTGCAATAATTGCAttatttcattcatatgtaGTCATTGGGATGACATCAAGTAGCATGTATGTTAATTGGGGTGCTCATCATTGTAAACTTCTAGGGGATGATCTTCAACTTGTTCTTGATAAATCTGCAG GCTCTGGTGCTCAATCAAAAAGATCATTTCTTTTTGGTAGCTTTGAAATGCTTATCAAGTTAGTACCCAATAATTCTGCTGGAACTGTCACAACATACTAT CTATCTTCTACTGGTACCAAGCATGATGAAATCGATTTCGAGTTTTTAGGAAATATATCAGGACAACCTTATATTATACACACAAATATTTACACCCAAGGTGTTGGAAATAGAGAGCAACAATTTTACCCTTGGTTTGATCCAACTGCTGATTTTCACAACTATACTATTCATTGGAACCCTAACGCCGTTGT atggTACATTGATAGTATTCCAATTAGGGTTTTTAGAAACTACCAATCCAAAGGCATTCCATTCCCAAACAAACAAGGAATGAGAGTCTACACTAGTCTATGGAATGCAGATGATTGGGCAACAAGAGGTGGTCTTGTTAAAATTGATTGGACAAATGCACCATTTATTGCAACTTATAGAAAATTTAGACCAAGAGCTTGTTATTGGAATGGACCAATGAGTATTTCCCAATGTTCAATTCCTACAAAAACCAATTGGTGGAGTTCACCTACATACAATAAATTGAGTGCAAATAAACTTGGTCAAATGAACTCAATGAGGAGTAAGTATATGATCTATGATTATTGCAAAGATGTGAAAAGATTCAAAGGAGTTATACCTATTGAGTGCTCATTGCCACAATACTAG